In Fusobacterium sp. IOR10, the following proteins share a genomic window:
- a CDS encoding aldose epimerase family protein produces MAVIKRNFFGKLKTGEEVFAYSLKDDDLEVEILDYGGIIRKILTKDRKGNVENVVLNFETLEEYEDNPSYHVGGIVGRNAGRIANGQLNIQGEIYQLELNNNGNNLHGYPDYFVTKLWRGATIIQGDRVKLILTRSSPHMEGNFPGKVDFKVIYTLEKNELTVEYEGIPDRETYMNLANHTYFNLSGDAKEDIGNQKIQLYCDEYIQVDERTLPKIISNVDSKIFDLRNGVKFKDILNSQDEQIKIVNGGLDHPFILSKKENIDGIIEDEKSGRGLKIKTNQPVVVLYTGNYLEDIFKKNHLGFCLEMQDYPDVLQFYDEKSKLYSEKDKYYSKSQYTFYNF; encoded by the coding sequence ATGGCAGTTATTAAAAGAAATTTTTTTGGGAAACTAAAAACAGGGGAAGAGGTGTTTGCCTATAGTTTAAAAGATGATGATTTGGAAGTTGAAATATTAGATTATGGTGGGATTATTAGAAAGATTTTAACCAAGGATAGGAAGGGAAATGTTGAAAATGTGGTTTTAAATTTTGAAACCCTAGAAGAATATGAAGATAACCCGTCCTATCATGTAGGTGGGATAGTAGGAAGAAATGCAGGAAGAATAGCAAATGGACAACTGAATATTCAAGGGGAAATATACCAATTAGAATTAAATAATAATGGGAATAATTTACATGGATACCCAGATTATTTTGTTACTAAGTTGTGGAGAGGGGCAACTATTATTCAAGGGGATAGGGTAAAACTAATTCTCACTAGAAGCTCTCCTCATATGGAAGGAAATTTTCCAGGAAAGGTTGATTTTAAAGTTATTTATACTTTGGAAAAAAATGAATTAACAGTGGAATATGAAGGTATTCCAGATAGGGAAACCTATATGAATTTAGCTAATCACACTTATTTTAATCTCAGTGGAGATGCTAAAGAGGACATTGGCAATCAAAAAATACAATTATATTGTGATGAATATATACAAGTTGATGAGAGAACATTACCTAAAATAATTTCAAATGTGGATTCTAAAATATTTGATCTAAGAAATGGAGTGAAGTTTAAAGATATTTTAAATTCTCAAGATGAGCAAATAAAAATAGTTAATGGTGGATTAGATCATCCCTTTATACTTTCAAAAAAAGAAAATATAGATGGAATAATAGAGGATGAAAAAAGTGGACGAGGCTTAAAAATAAAAACCAATCAGCCAGTTGTTGTTCTTTACACAGGAAATTATCTAGAGGATATATTCAAAAAAAATCATTTGGGATTTTGTTTGGAAATGCAAGATTATCCAGATGTATTACAATTTTATGATGAAAAAAGTAAGCTTTATTCTGAAAAAGATAAATACTATAGCAAAAGTCAGTATACTTTTTATAATTTTTGA
- the mglB gene encoding galactose/glucose ABC transporter substrate-binding protein MglB: protein MKKMGLLLGSVILAAGLVGCGGDKKSDEPQKLRVGFTAYKFDDNFIALLRKSVESEAAKVSDKVELQMNDSQNSQTTQNDQIDVMLSKGVDSLAINLVDPASGQTVCNKIKESGIPVVFYNKRPQDSVIESYDKAYYVGVDPDAQGIAQGELIGKYWKEHPETDLNGDGVIQYVMLKGEPGHPDAEARTKYSVKTLNDMGIETEELHLDTALWDTAMAKDKMDAWLSGPNGDKIEVIICNNDGMALGAIESQKAFGKTLPVFGVDALPEALVKIKKGEMAGTVLNDADSQGRGTFNIAVNLAAGKDATEGLDLVLDNKILLVPSIGIDSDNVDQY from the coding sequence ATGAAAAAAATGGGATTGTTATTGGGGTCAGTTATATTAGCAGCAGGTTTAGTAGGGTGTGGGGGAGATAAAAAATCAGATGAGCCACAAAAATTAAGAGTTGGATTTACAGCTTATAAATTTGACGATAACTTTATAGCATTACTAAGAAAATCTGTGGAAAGTGAAGCAGCTAAGGTTTCTGATAAGGTAGAATTACAAATGAACGATTCTCAAAATAGTCAAACTACACAAAATGATCAAATAGACGTTATGTTGTCTAAGGGTGTTGACTCTTTAGCTATTAATTTAGTTGACCCAGCTTCTGGACAAACAGTATGTAATAAAATAAAAGAATCTGGAATACCAGTTGTATTCTATAATAAAAGACCACAAGATTCAGTTATTGAATCTTATGATAAAGCTTATTATGTTGGAGTAGATCCTGATGCTCAAGGAATTGCCCAAGGAGAATTAATTGGAAAATATTGGAAAGAACATCCTGAAACAGATTTAAATGGTGATGGAGTAATTCAATATGTAATGTTAAAGGGAGAACCTGGACATCCTGATGCAGAAGCAAGAACTAAATATTCTGTAAAAACATTAAATGATATGGGAATTGAAACTGAAGAATTACATTTGGACACTGCTTTGTGGGATACTGCAATGGCAAAGGATAAAATGGATGCATGGTTATCTGGTCCCAATGGAGATAAGATAGAAGTTATAATTTGTAACAATGATGGTATGGCTTTAGGTGCTATAGAATCACAAAAGGCATTTGGAAAAACATTACCAGTATTTGGTGTTGACGCACTTCCAGAAGCTCTTGTAAAAATTAAAAAGGGTGAAATGGCTGGAACAGTTTTAAATGATGCAGATAGTCAAGGTAGAGGAACATTTAATATTGCAGTTAATTTAGCAGCAGGTAAAGATGCAACTGAAGGTCTTGATCTAGTATTAGATAATAAAATTTTATTAGTTCCTAGTATAGGAATAGATTCTGACAATGTGGATCAATATTAA
- the mglA gene encoding galactose/methyl galactoside ABC transporter ATP-binding protein MglA, which yields MENKEYLLEMKNISKSFPGVKALDEVSLKVRSHSVHALMGENGAGKSTLMKCLFGIYKKDGGTISFDGKEINFTSTREALDNGVSMVHQELNQVTQTNVLDNIWLGRFPTKGFFVDEKAMYDKTIEIFKNLEININPKMKVRDLSVSQRQMIEIAKAVSYNSKIIVMDEPTSSLTENEVEHLFKIIRRLREDGCGIIYISHKMEEIKAISDDITIMRDGKWIATEESDKLTTDEIINLMVGRDLTDRFPPKDNEPSEFILEVENLSAKHQPSINDISFKLRKGEILGVAGLVGAKRTDIVETIFGIREKAKGKIKLFGKEINNKSPKVAVKNGFALVTEERRATGIFSMLDIKENTILANIDSYVKKNKLLDNEKMVKDTQWGIDSMRTKTPTQRTHIGSLSGGNQQKVILSRWLLTEPDILMLDEPTRGIDVGAKYEIYQLMIELAKKGKGVIMVSSEMSELLGVSDRIIVMSNGKLAGIVNTKETTQEELLSLSAKYL from the coding sequence ATGGAAAATAAAGAATATTTATTAGAAATGAAAAATATTTCTAAATCATTCCCTGGTGTAAAAGCATTGGATGAAGTTTCTTTAAAGGTTAGATCTCATAGTGTTCACGCTCTTATGGGAGAAAATGGAGCTGGGAAATCAACTCTTATGAAATGTCTTTTTGGGATTTACAAAAAAGATGGTGGAACTATTTCCTTTGATGGAAAAGAAATAAATTTTACATCAACAAGGGAAGCTTTAGATAATGGAGTTTCCATGGTTCATCAAGAATTAAATCAAGTTACTCAAACAAATGTACTAGATAATATTTGGTTAGGGAGATTTCCAACTAAGGGATTCTTTGTTGATGAAAAGGCCATGTATGACAAAACAATTGAAATATTTAAAAATTTAGAAATAAATATAAATCCAAAAATGAAAGTAAGAGATTTATCTGTATCTCAAAGACAAATGATTGAAATAGCTAAAGCTGTTTCTTATAATTCAAAAATAATAGTTATGGACGAGCCAACTTCTTCTTTAACAGAAAATGAAGTGGAACATTTATTTAAAATAATAAGAAGGCTAAGGGAAGATGGCTGTGGAATAATATATATATCTCATAAAATGGAAGAAATTAAAGCTATATCTGATGACATTACCATAATGAGAGATGGAAAATGGATAGCAACAGAAGAAAGTGACAAGTTAACAACAGATGAAATTATAAATCTTATGGTTGGAAGGGATTTAACAGATAGATTCCCACCAAAGGACAACGAACCTAGTGAGTTTATATTAGAGGTGGAAAACCTTTCAGCAAAACATCAACCTTCAATAAATGATATTAGTTTTAAGTTACGTAAGGGAGAAATTTTAGGTGTTGCAGGGTTAGTTGGAGCTAAAAGAACTGATATAGTTGAAACTATATTTGGAATTAGAGAGAAAGCAAAGGGAAAAATTAAATTATTTGGTAAAGAAATAAATAATAAATCTCCAAAAGTAGCTGTTAAAAATGGTTTTGCTTTAGTTACAGAGGAACGTAGAGCAACAGGAATATTTTCCATGTTAGACATTAAAGAAAATACAATTTTAGCTAATATAGATAGTTATGTAAAGAAAAATAAATTATTAGATAACGAAAAAATGGTTAAGGACACTCAATGGGGAATTGATAGTATGAGAACCAAAACTCCTACTCAGAGAACTCATATTGGAAGTCTTTCAGGGGGAAATCAACAAAAGGTAATACTTTCTAGATGGCTTTTAACAGAACCTGATATTCTTATGTTAGATGAACCAACTAGAGGTATTGACGTTGGGGCTAAATATGAAATATATCAACTTATGATAGAACTTGCAAAAAAAGGTAAGGGAGTTATTATGGTATCTTCAGAAATGTCAGAACTTTTAGGTGTTAGTGATAGAATAATTGTAATGAGTAATGGAAAACTAGCTGGGATAGTTAATACAAAGGAAACTACCCAAGAGGAATTATTGAGCCTTTCAGCAAAGTACTTATAA
- the mglC gene encoding galactose/methyl galactoside ABC transporter permease MglC, with amino-acid sequence MDLRLQKKKNGKIDIKDLFIRSGLYLVLFLMLVMIVVKEPTFLSIRNFKNILTQSSVRAIIALGVGGIIVTQGTDLSAGRQVGLAAVVSASLLQASDNINKVYPDMGQMPLIAVILIVMVIGAIIGAFNGVITVCLNIHPFIVTMGSMTIIYGINSLYYDFAGASPISGFNESYSHFAQGSFNVFGFKLPFLIIYATIAMVIMWVLWNKTKFGKNVFAAGGNPEAARVSGVNVVVTMVLIYALSGMYYAFGGFLEAGRIGSATNNLGFMYEMDAIAACVIGGVSFYGGIGRISGVMIGVIILTVLNYGLTYVGVSPYWQYIIKGAIIIAAVAFDSMKYAKKS; translated from the coding sequence ATGGATTTAAGATTACAAAAGAAAAAGAACGGGAAAATAGATATTAAGGATTTATTTATTAGAAGTGGTTTATACTTAGTTTTATTTTTAATGCTTGTTATGATAGTTGTTAAGGAACCTACATTTCTAAGTATTAGAAATTTCAAGAATATTTTAACTCAATCTTCAGTAAGAGCTATAATTGCTCTTGGTGTTGGAGGAATTATAGTTACCCAAGGAACAGACCTTTCAGCAGGAAGACAAGTTGGGTTAGCAGCAGTTGTATCAGCTTCTCTATTACAAGCTTCAGATAATATAAATAAGGTTTACCCAGATATGGGTCAAATGCCATTAATAGCAGTTATACTTATAGTTATGGTAATAGGTGCAATAATAGGAGCTTTTAACGGGGTAATAACAGTGTGTTTGAACATCCATCCATTTATAGTTACAATGGGGTCTATGACAATTATCTATGGTATTAATTCCCTTTATTATGACTTTGCAGGGGCTTCTCCTATTTCAGGGTTTAACGAAAGTTATTCTCATTTTGCCCAAGGGTCCTTTAATGTTTTTGGGTTTAAGCTACCATTTTTGATAATTTATGCAACTATAGCTATGGTTATTATGTGGGTATTGTGGAATAAAACTAAATTTGGTAAAAATGTTTTTGCTGCTGGGGGAAATCCAGAAGCAGCTAGAGTTTCAGGAGTTAATGTAGTAGTTACAATGGTATTAATTTACGCTTTATCAGGAATGTACTATGCCTTTGGTGGATTTTTAGAAGCTGGTCGTATTGGTTCTGCAACTAATAATCTAGGTTTCATGTATGAAATGGATGCAATAGCAGCTTGTGTTATAGGTGGAGTATCATTTTATGGAGGTATTGGTAGAATATCAGGTGTAATGATTGGTGTAATTATATTAACTGTTTTAAACTATGGTCTAACTTATGTTGGAGTAAGTCCATATTGGCAATATATAATCAAAGGGGCAATAATAATTGCAGCAGTAGCCTTTGATTCAATGAAATATGCTAAGAAAAGTTAA
- the rd gene encoding rubredoxin has product MKKWECEPCGYIYDPALGDEDAGIAPGTSFEDLPADWVCPVCGVGKEDFKELD; this is encoded by the coding sequence ATGAAAAAATGGGAATGTGAACCATGTGGATACATTTATGATCCAGCTTTAGGGGATGAAGATGCAGGAATAGCTCCAGGAACATCTTTTGAAGATTTACCAGCTGATTGGGTTTGCCCAGTTTGTGGTGTTGGAAAAGAAGATTTTAAAGAATTAGACTAA
- a CDS encoding AEC family transporter — protein MTSNLLLSLNVVFPIFFMMSVGYLIRKLNMVDDHSLTIMNNLVFRVFMAILLFVNVSKMDIGALVDIQNLTLILLLYGVITSMVLFYFLIYRKTVSDINKVPVMIQGSYRANLILFGIPMATALYGENGAGIISIAIAGAIPLFNVLAILILEGYANKNASKKKLVMSILKNPLIISCFLGIMFVVLGIKIPNLLLKPLVSMGGVATPLAFIILGATLKFSSLIKNLKFIFVASFMKLIILPLVAITLGIKFGFVNEHLLAILGATGSPIAIASFIMVKEIGGDENLAAELIVSSSVLSIFTLFVWIFSLKTLGFL, from the coding sequence AAATGTAGTTTTCCCGATTTTTTTTATGATGAGTGTTGGATATTTAATTAGAAAATTAAATATGGTAGATGATCATTCTCTAACTATTATGAACAACTTAGTTTTTAGAGTTTTTATGGCTATTCTTCTGTTTGTTAATGTTTCTAAAATGGATATTGGAGCCTTAGTTGATATTCAAAATCTCACACTTATTTTACTTTTATATGGAGTTATTACTTCTATGGTATTATTTTATTTTTTAATCTATAGAAAAACTGTTTCAGACATTAACAAGGTTCCTGTAATGATTCAAGGATCCTATAGGGCAAATCTAATACTATTTGGAATTCCCATGGCAACTGCCCTTTACGGGGAAAATGGTGCTGGAATAATTTCAATAGCAATTGCAGGGGCTATCCCACTATTTAATGTACTAGCTATACTAATACTAGAAGGATATGCTAATAAGAATGCTAGTAAAAAGAAATTGGTTATGTCTATTTTAAAAAACCCTTTAATTATTTCATGCTTTCTTGGAATAATGTTTGTTGTTTTGGGAATTAAAATACCTAATCTATTATTAAAACCACTAGTTAGTATGGGAGGAGTTGCAACACCCCTTGCATTTATTATTCTAGGAGCTACCTTAAAATTTTCTAGTCTTATTAAAAATTTAAAATTTATATTTGTAGCTAGTTTTATGAAATTAATTATTTTACCCCTTGTGGCCATTACCTTGGGAATAAAATTTGGATTTGTAAATGAACATTTACTTGCTATTTTAGGAGCTACTGGGTCACCTATTGCCATTGCTTCCTTTATAATGGTTAAAGAAATTGGTGGAGATGAAAATTTAGCAGCAGAATTAATTGTCTCTTCCTCTGTATTATCTATTTTCACATTATTTGTTTGGATATTTTCTTTAAAAACTCTTGGCTTTTTATAG